Proteins encoded by one window of Cylindrospermum stagnale PCC 7417:
- a CDS encoding M48 family metallopeptidase, which produces MPTYTGISSEAFRHPLDRQAEQALRNLPGFDLIARKFVEFVYERPQLVYLMGNTIQVGPRQYSTIYQIFRECMRDLDIYPEPALFVSQNPQANSYALGQENPYIVINTGLIDLLDEAEIRTVLAHELGHIKCGHTILIQMAMWAMSAASALGELTFGIGNFVSQALIYAFFEWRRKAELTADRAALLVMDDLNPVMLTMMKLSGGSIKYANECSLQEFIRQSENYQALDEDGLNQVYKFLMYNGAQGMMLSHPFPVERLHYLREWAVSEEYQQIRRGNYQRSPASGSVNVSVETAASEAENLRRQVEELQQEINRMKRSG; this is translated from the coding sequence ATGCCAACTTACACAGGAATTTCCAGCGAAGCCTTCAGGCATCCACTGGATCGCCAAGCCGAGCAAGCTTTACGAAACTTACCAGGATTTGATTTAATCGCCCGTAAATTCGTGGAATTTGTCTACGAACGCCCTCAGTTAGTCTATCTAATGGGCAACACCATCCAAGTCGGGCCGCGCCAATACTCCACTATTTACCAGATATTTCGGGAATGTATGCGGGATTTGGACATTTACCCAGAACCTGCGCTGTTTGTCTCACAAAATCCCCAAGCGAACAGCTATGCACTGGGCCAAGAGAATCCTTACATAGTCATCAATACAGGGTTAATAGACTTACTAGACGAAGCCGAGATTCGGACTGTGCTAGCCCATGAACTGGGGCATATTAAATGTGGTCATACTATTTTAATTCAAATGGCGATGTGGGCCATGAGTGCTGCTTCCGCCCTAGGAGAATTGACCTTTGGTATCGGCAATTTTGTTAGTCAAGCCCTGATATATGCCTTTTTTGAATGGCGACGAAAAGCCGAGTTAACCGCAGATCGCGCCGCATTACTGGTAATGGATGACTTAAACCCAGTGATGTTAACAATGATGAAACTCTCTGGCGGTAGTATCAAATATGCCAACGAATGCAGTTTACAGGAATTTATCCGCCAGTCAGAGAATTATCAGGCACTGGATGAAGATGGACTCAATCAAGTATATAAATTCCTGATGTACAACGGCGCTCAAGGCATGATGCTCAGTCATCCTTTCCCTGTAGAGCGCTTGCATTATCTACGAGAATGGGCAGTATCAGAAGAGTATCAGCAAATTCGCCGGGGAAATTATCAGCGATCGCCTGCTTCCGGATCAGTAAATGTATCAGTTGAAACCGCCGCCAGTGAAGCAGAGAATTTGCGCCGTCAAGTTGAAGAATTGCAACAAGAAATTAACAGAATGAAAAGATCAGGGTAA
- a CDS encoding AAA family ATPase → MSTQELETVVIETGSEDAVIDLEAAFQESHVQEILDQLDQELVGLKSVKNKIKEMAALLLVDRIRKSLGLTAGPPSLHMTFLGNPGMGKTTVAMRMAEILYRLEYIRKENVMLVTRDDLVGQGIGQTAPKTREVLKNAMGGVLLVDEAYTLFRPDNPGDFGLEAIEILMQLMENQRDDLVVILAGYKDQMERFFHSNPGMNSRIGLHIEFNDYSVENLMIIAQGILKAQHYSFSPNAEKAFGEYLIRRKTMPHFANARSVRNAIDRARLRQANRLLGSGKRLTKQDLITIEAEDILASRVFQEGVPDCETES, encoded by the coding sequence ATGAGTACTCAAGAATTGGAAACCGTAGTTATTGAAACTGGATCAGAAGATGCCGTAATTGATTTAGAGGCGGCTTTTCAGGAATCCCATGTACAGGAAATTTTGGATCAGTTAGACCAAGAGTTAGTCGGCTTGAAGTCAGTTAAAAACAAGATTAAAGAAATGGCTGCCTTGTTGTTGGTTGACCGCATCCGCAAAAGTCTTGGTTTGACTGCGGGGCCCCCTAGCTTGCACATGACATTTTTAGGCAACCCTGGCATGGGTAAAACTACGGTGGCGATGCGGATGGCAGAAATTCTCTATCGTCTGGAATATATCCGCAAAGAAAACGTCATGTTAGTGACGCGAGATGATTTAGTTGGGCAAGGGATTGGTCAAACAGCACCCAAAACTAGGGAAGTATTAAAAAATGCGATGGGTGGCGTGTTGTTGGTTGATGAGGCTTATACGTTGTTTCGCCCAGATAATCCAGGGGATTTTGGTCTGGAGGCGATAGAAATTTTAATGCAGCTGATGGAAAACCAGCGCGATGATTTAGTTGTGATTCTGGCAGGTTACAAAGACCAGATGGAGCGTTTTTTCCACAGTAATCCTGGCATGAATTCCCGCATCGGTTTACACATTGAATTTAACGATTATTCTGTGGAAAATTTGATGATTATCGCCCAAGGGATATTAAAGGCGCAGCATTATAGTTTTAGCCCCAATGCAGAAAAAGCCTTCGGTGAGTATCTAATTAGACGGAAGACTATGCCCCATTTTGCTAATGCTCGCAGTGTTCGTAATGCGATAGATAGGGCGCGATTGCGTCAGGCTAATCGGTTATTAGGCAGTGGTAAACGTTTAACAAAGCAAGATTTAATTACGATTGAGGCTGAAGATATTCTCGCTAGTCGAGTTTTCCAAGAAGGTGTTCCCGATTGCGAAACGGAAAGTTGA